A region from the Metopolophium dirhodum isolate CAU chromosome 9, ASM1992520v1, whole genome shotgun sequence genome encodes:
- the LOC132951823 gene encoding CAAX prenyl protease 1 homolog, with amino-acid sequence MIPEFCVFYGVLTFSWIEFLWEQYLTLRQRRVYKTTDKIPERLTGVLDVETFNKAKSYGIDKNSFSIAEEWFHMIISTGFICLNGFTLLWNFSKYCLIETRYYDSEIMTSCVFLLCMNTLGTLMSLPISAYSTFIIEEKHGFNKQNLNFFVKDKIKNFLLVQVISLPITAAAITIVKWGGRYFFIWLWVFAVVTSLFIMTVYPEFIAPLFDKYTPLPDGVLKTKIEELAKQVKFPLYKIYIVEGSKRSAHSNAYFYGFFNNKRIVLYDTLLKDSKDIMNNKTIIEENAQGDKIEEKGKGMNDEEILAVLGHELGHWKLNHILFYLIISQVNLFVMLFVFGWLYDHSMLYRAFGFYESAHPVIIGLAIIFQYVFSPYNTVISFAMTTLSRQLEFQADAFAKKLGLAKPLESGLIRLHNDNLGFPVYDSLFSAWHHTHPQLLERLEAISKTD; translated from the exons ATGATACCCGAATTTTGCGTATTTTATGGTGTTTTAACTTTTTCTTGGATAGAATTCCTATGGGAACAGTACTTAACGCTAAGACag agaCGTGTTTATAAAACTACAGACAAAATACCTGAAAGATTAACTGGTGTACTAGATGTGGAAACATTTAACAAGGCAAAGTCCTATGGTATTGACAAAAATAGCTTTAGTATTGCTGAAGAATGGTTTCATATGATAATTTCAAct GGTTTCATCTGTTTGAATGGATTCACATTATTATGGAATTTCAGCAAATATTGTTTGATCGAGACTCGTTATTATGATAGTGAAATCATGACCAGCTGCGTATTTCTTCTATGTATGAATACCCTGGGTACACTAATGTCTTTGCCAATCTCAGCATATAGCACTTTTATTATTGAGGAAAAACATGGGTTTAACAAACAA aatttaaatttcttcGTTAAAGACAAGATTAAGAACTTTTTATTGGTTCAAGTGATTTCATTACCAATAACTGCGGCAGCAATCACTATTGTTAAATGGGGTGGACGTTATTTCTTTATCTGGCTGTGGGTATTTGCTGTAGTAACTTCATTGTTTATCATGACAGTGTATCCAGAATTTATTGCTCCATTGTTCGACAAATATACACCATTACCTGATGGTGTTTTGAAGACTAAAATTGAAGAGCTTGCAAAGCAAGTCAAATTCCCTctttacaaaatttatattgtagaag GTTCTAAGCGATCAGCTCATAGCAATGcatatttttatggatttttcAATAACAAACGTATTGTGTTGTATGATACATTATTGAAAGATAGCAAAGATATTATGaacaacaaaacaataattgaaGAAAATGCTCAAGGTGATAAAATCGAAGAAAAAGGAAAAGGGATGAATGATGAGGAAATTTTGGCAGTCTTAGGTCATGAACTTGGTCATTGGAAactaaaccatattttattttatcttataatatctcag gtaaatttatttgttatgttatttgTCTTTGGATGGTTGTACGACCATTCAATGTTATACCGAGCATTTGGATTTTATGAGTCAGCCCATCCAGTTATCATTGGTTTagcaattatttttcaatatgtgTTTTCTCCATACAACACTGTTATATCATTTGCTATGACTACACTTAGTAGACAATTGGAGTTTCAAGCTGATGCTTTTGCTAAAAAGCTTGGACTTGCAAAGCCACTTGAATCTGGATTAATACGTTTACACAATGATAACTTAGGATTTCCAGTTTATGATTCTCTATTCTCAGCTTGGCATCATACTCATCCTCAACTATTGGAAAGATTGGAAGCAATCTCTAAGACAGActga
- the LOC132951824 gene encoding lysosomal acid phosphatase-like, with product MSQNENNQNNISPKKASELRNEKRGAFAAILLSGVIIAVFVVYYLILGEESRKKNSLQLIIAIFRQGDRSPLKWETYPNDMYAPTSEGTWPDGLGQLTNAGKLKSYEFGRRFRKRYTKFLPVAYNSSFILVQSTETDRTQMTASAFLAGAFPPSGKQIWNNDLQWIPIPIHSIPLNQDNMLRVTKPCPAYDAEFEKAKNETEKQMLFKYETFFNYISNHTGLEIKHLSDVENIFNSLTIQQRNHLTLPSWVKVKNYMGLMENIVLEWLVTYSKTDFMKKLRSGKLIGEIVKVMRDKMDGRLYPDRKMFAFFSHEQTLIDFLHTLGMKNLFKPSYGAAAFVELHKIKEEFYVKIMYTKTYDTPDILSLEMAGQTSFLPTLEDFIISTENYVPKNWEKECQLK from the exons AGAGGAGCATTCGCGGCTATATTATTGTCAGGAGTGATTATCGCTGTATTCGTggtgtattatttaatactaggAGAGGAATCacggaaaaaaaattctttacaaCTCATTATAGCC ATTTTTAGACAAGGAGATCGAAGTCCATTGAAATGGGAAACTTATCCTAATGACATGTATGCACCTACGAGCGAAGGGACATGGCCAGATGGCCTTGGGCAGTTGACAAAT gCAGGAAAATTAAAGTCCTATGAATTTGGAAGACGATTTCGAAAGCGATACACGAAATTTCTCCCAGTCGCCTACAACAGTAGCTTTATTTTGGTACAGAGTACAGAAACTGATCGTACACAAATGACGGCGTCGGCATTTTTAGCAGGAGCGTTTCCGCCCAGTGGCAAACAAATTTGGAACAACGATTTACAATGGATACCTATACCAATCCATTCGATACCTCTAAATCAAGACAAC atgcTTAGAGTTACAAAGCCCTGCCCTGCTTATGACGCAGAATTTGAAAAAGCAAAAAATGAAACtgaaaaacaaatgttatttaaatatgaaactTTCTTCAACTATATATCTAATCACACAGGTTTAGAAATAAAACATCTTTCAGACgttgaaaatatattcaattcatTAACTATacag caaaGAAATCATCTGACTTTGCCATCATgggtaaaagtaaaaaattatatgggTCTTATGGAAAATATTGTCTTAGAATGGTTGGTTACTTATTCAAAAACGGATTTCATGAAAAAATTAAGGTCCGGAAAACTCATTGGAGAAATAGTTAAAGTGATGAGAGACAAAATGGATGGAAGATTATACCCTGACAGAAAAATGTTTGCTTTCTTTAGTCATGAGCAGACgttaattgattttttacatACATTGGGAATGAAAAATCTTTTTAAGCCTAGTTACGGAGCCGCAGCTTTTGTTGAACTACACAAAATCAAAGAAGAATTTtatgtaaaa ataATGTACACGAAAACCTACGACACTCCAGATATTCTATCTCTAGAAATGGCAGGCCAAACTAGTTTTTTACCAACATTAGAAGATTTCATAATATCAACCGAAAATTATGTACCAAAAAACTGGGAAAAAGAATGCCAGCTTAAATAA
- the LOC132951825 gene encoding lysosomal acid phosphatase-like isoform X1 produces the protein MHFNLKYIFLLIFIANECVSKSINQDHLQLKFVFILMRHTNRAPLIRYKNQTDQIPWPRGLGELTDQGVWNAYRAGQALRERYLGFLHPLQRYTPSEIDVSTTEVDRCYQSAGYLLAGMYPPNEEQTWNKDLKWQPIPIKTSLSKDHQKFTGDPRLCPKYAMELHEICENAIKTEKIKKLINYMKNYTSNSLNTLYDVLKVADVIMTQRMANYPIPNWALERYKDIEEYILYSMTILVETDQMKLLYSGEMLNDVLTRMEATINKSPGAKKIYLHVGHDSTIVPFLKTLNVKNITYPLYGAAVVMELYASLSNETIVKLLYNRDYEWKESNIELIELPGCPQPCRLEDLRTLTQQMIPRNLTEECKN, from the exons atgcattttaatttaaagtacatttttttattaatatttattgcaaaTGAATGTGTTTCTAAATCTATAAATCAAGATCATTTAcagttaaaatttgttttcata TTGATGAGACACACGAACCGCGCGCCGTTGATCCGGTACAAAAACCAAACTGATCAAATACCCTGGCCCCGCGGTTTGGGCGAGTTGACCGACCAGGGCGTGTGGAACGCGTACCGCGCGGGTCAAGCTCTGCGTGAACGGTACTTGGGCTTCTTACACCCGCTGCAGCGGTACACGCCCAGCGAGATCGACGTGTCTACCACAGAGGTAGACCGGTGTTACCAGTCCGCCGGCTACCTGTTGGCTGGTATGTACCCACCCAACGAAGAGCAGACTTGGAACAAGGACCTCAAATGGCAGCCCATACCGATCAAGACGAGTTTGTCGAAAGACCACCAGAAA TTTACAGGAGATCCAAGGTTATGTCCAAAGTATGCTATGGAATTACATGAAATTTGTGAAAATGCGATAAAAAccgaaaagataaaaaaattaatcaactatATGAAAAACTACAcatcaaattcattaaatacaCTTTATGATGTATTAAAAGTAGCAGATGTCATTATGACACAA cgTATGGCAAACTATCCAATCCCTAATTGGGCATTAGAACGGTATAAAGATATtgaagaatatatattatattctatgactATATTAGTTGAAACCGATCAAATGAAACTTTTATATTCag gtGAAATGTTAAATGATGTGTTAACGAGAATGGaagcaacaataaataaatcaccaggtgcaaaaaaaatatatttgcatgtTGGTCATGATTCAACTATAGTTCCTTTCCTGAAGAcactaaatgtaaaaaatataacatatccaCTTTATGGAGCAGCTGTTGTAATGGAATTATATGCATCACTTTCAAATGAAACGATtgtaaag ctaTTATACAACAGAGACTATGAATGGAAAGAATCAAACATTGAGTTAATTGAATTACCAGGTTGTCCACAGCCATGTCGACTAGAAGATTTGCGCACACTCACACAACAAATGATACCTCGTAACTTAACTGaagaatgtaaaaattaa
- the LOC132951825 gene encoding testicular acid phosphatase homolog isoform X2 — translation MRHTNRAPLIRYKNQTDQIPWPRGLGELTDQGVWNAYRAGQALRERYLGFLHPLQRYTPSEIDVSTTEVDRCYQSAGYLLAGMYPPNEEQTWNKDLKWQPIPIKTSLSKDHQKFTGDPRLCPKYAMELHEICENAIKTEKIKKLINYMKNYTSNSLNTLYDVLKVADVIMTQRMANYPIPNWALERYKDIEEYILYSMTILVETDQMKLLYSGEMLNDVLTRMEATINKSPGAKKIYLHVGHDSTIVPFLKTLNVKNITYPLYGAAVVMELYASLSNETIVKLLYNRDYEWKESNIELIELPGCPQPCRLEDLRTLTQQMIPRNLTEECKN, via the exons ATGAGACACACGAACCGCGCGCCGTTGATCCGGTACAAAAACCAAACTGATCAAATACCCTGGCCCCGCGGTTTGGGCGAGTTGACCGACCAGGGCGTGTGGAACGCGTACCGCGCGGGTCAAGCTCTGCGTGAACGGTACTTGGGCTTCTTACACCCGCTGCAGCGGTACACGCCCAGCGAGATCGACGTGTCTACCACAGAGGTAGACCGGTGTTACCAGTCCGCCGGCTACCTGTTGGCTGGTATGTACCCACCCAACGAAGAGCAGACTTGGAACAAGGACCTCAAATGGCAGCCCATACCGATCAAGACGAGTTTGTCGAAAGACCACCAGAAA TTTACAGGAGATCCAAGGTTATGTCCAAAGTATGCTATGGAATTACATGAAATTTGTGAAAATGCGATAAAAAccgaaaagataaaaaaattaatcaactatATGAAAAACTACAcatcaaattcattaaatacaCTTTATGATGTATTAAAAGTAGCAGATGTCATTATGACACAA cgTATGGCAAACTATCCAATCCCTAATTGGGCATTAGAACGGTATAAAGATATtgaagaatatatattatattctatgactATATTAGTTGAAACCGATCAAATGAAACTTTTATATTCag gtGAAATGTTAAATGATGTGTTAACGAGAATGGaagcaacaataaataaatcaccaggtgcaaaaaaaatatatttgcatgtTGGTCATGATTCAACTATAGTTCCTTTCCTGAAGAcactaaatgtaaaaaatataacatatccaCTTTATGGAGCAGCTGTTGTAATGGAATTATATGCATCACTTTCAAATGAAACGATtgtaaag ctaTTATACAACAGAGACTATGAATGGAAAGAATCAAACATTGAGTTAATTGAATTACCAGGTTGTCCACAGCCATGTCGACTAGAAGATTTGCGCACACTCACACAACAAATGATACCTCGTAACTTAACTGaagaatgtaaaaattaa